From Streptomyces sp. GSL17-111, one genomic window encodes:
- a CDS encoding helix-turn-helix domain-containing protein, producing the protein MWTGDVVGSVAESEREPDPSDSLRTFGAVVQALREHAGLSRAQFAEHVRFSKHTVESVELGRRMPDEQFIERAEAVLGNTGALRRAARHLTRGEPGLAAWFRRWARLEREAVSLCTYECRLVPGLLQSEAYARAVFDNGIPLLTDEQLEAQVTARLERQKMLSARPQVPFSFIVEQAVFHRRLGGEEARRELIDHALEQSLPRNVTLQLVPLDAEYHACLDGPLQLLETPDGRRRAYSEGQQNGRLITEPKEVSLLHQRYDTLRSQALPPKESRAVLERLRGEL; encoded by the coding sequence ATGTGGACAGGGGATGTCGTCGGTTCGGTGGCGGAGAGCGAGCGGGAACCGGACCCGTCGGACAGTCTGCGGACGTTCGGCGCCGTCGTCCAGGCCCTCCGCGAGCACGCGGGGCTCAGCCGCGCCCAGTTCGCCGAGCACGTCCGGTTCTCCAAGCACACGGTCGAGTCCGTGGAGCTGGGTCGCCGCATGCCCGACGAGCAGTTCATCGAACGGGCGGAGGCCGTCCTCGGCAACACCGGCGCCCTGCGCCGCGCGGCCCGTCACCTCACACGCGGCGAGCCCGGCCTCGCAGCCTGGTTTCGCCGCTGGGCCCGCCTGGAGCGCGAGGCCGTCAGCCTGTGCACGTACGAGTGCCGCCTGGTCCCGGGCTTGTTGCAGTCGGAGGCGTATGCGCGAGCTGTCTTCGACAACGGCATCCCTCTGCTGACGGACGAACAGCTTGAGGCTCAGGTCACGGCGCGACTCGAACGGCAGAAGATGCTGTCCGCACGCCCGCAGGTGCCGTTCAGCTTCATCGTGGAGCAGGCAGTCTTTCACCGAAGGCTCGGGGGTGAGGAAGCACGGCGGGAGTTGATTGATCACGCATTGGAGCAGTCCCTGCCGCGCAACGTGACACTTCAGCTCGTCCCCCTGGACGCCGAGTACCACGCCTGCCTTGACGGCCCGCTCCAACTCCTGGAGACGCCTGACGGCAGACGGCGTGCGTACTCAGAGGGTCAGCAGAACGGTCGGCTCATCACCGAACCGAAAGAGGTGAGTTTGCTTCACCAGCGGTATGACACACTGCGCTCGCAGGCCCTACCCCCGAAGGAGTCGAGGGCCGTGTTGGAGCGACTGCGAGGAGAGCTGTGA
- a CDS encoding 2-phosphosulfolactate phosphatase yields MTGTDARFVGIAGLVEAPSVAVVVDVMRAFTVAAWTFAQGAEKIVLAESLDDARALKTRHPDWVALKDGPPAEGFDLVNSPGVLRAADLHGRTVVQKTTAGTVGALAVKDAALVLCAGFVVAEATARLLRTRGHGSVTFVVTGEDGQADEDLACAEYIARRSNGAEVDASPFLRRAAESRAAAELAEGVRQGTHPDDVALCLELDRFPFAMVAAVEDSLMVLRPRTVPAQADAPVT; encoded by the coding sequence ATGACCGGAACAGACGCTCGCTTCGTTGGTATCGCCGGGCTGGTCGAAGCCCCGTCCGTGGCGGTCGTGGTCGACGTGATGCGGGCCTTCACCGTGGCCGCCTGGACCTTTGCCCAGGGCGCGGAAAAGATCGTGCTCGCCGAGTCGTTGGACGACGCTCGGGCACTCAAGACCCGCCACCCGGATTGGGTGGCACTCAAGGACGGCCCGCCCGCTGAGGGGTTCGACCTGGTCAACTCTCCCGGAGTGCTGCGCGCAGCCGACCTTCATGGACGGACTGTCGTGCAGAAGACCACCGCAGGGACGGTCGGCGCCCTTGCCGTGAAGGACGCGGCGCTGGTGCTGTGCGCCGGTTTCGTGGTGGCGGAGGCGACGGCTCGGCTCCTGCGGACGCGCGGGCACGGCAGCGTCACGTTCGTCGTCACCGGCGAAGACGGACAGGCCGACGAAGACCTGGCGTGTGCTGAGTACATCGCTCGCAGGTCGAACGGCGCGGAGGTGGACGCTTCTCCGTTCCTCCGCCGAGCTGCCGAGTCGCGCGCCGCCGCCGAGCTCGCGGAGGGGGTGCGTCAGGGAACGCATCCTGACGACGTCGCACTCTGCCTTGAGCTCGACCGGTTCCCCTTCGCCATGGTGGCGGCTGTAGAGGACTCGCTCATGGTCCTGCGCCCGCGCACCGTACCGGCACAAGCCGATGCCCCCGTGACCTGA
- a CDS encoding DUF397 domain-containing protein, with protein MNELTWFKSSYSGTQGDSCVEVAVSKAVVHVRDSKDLTRPDFAVSSEGWAQFVRFATGA; from the coding sequence ATGAACGAACTCACCTGGTTCAAGTCCAGCTACAGCGGCACCCAAGGCGACAGCTGCGTAGAGGTGGCCGTCAGCAAGGCCGTCGTGCACGTGCGGGACTCCAAGGACTTGACGCGTCCTGACTTTGCTGTCTCTTCTGAAGGTTGGGCACAGTTCGTGAGGTTCGCGACCGGCGCGTAG
- a CDS encoding CynX/NimT family MFS transporter yields the protein MGAMPQEDPTTLDAPAPSAPAPAPPGPRAARAPGSAGDARDAGGPAAPGGPGRASTAARWTPHLVVLGLVIAALNLRPAVTGLGPLLEEVRTGLGMSSTVAGVLTSVPALCFAVFGSVASRLARRHGPAAVVLAGMAAITAGLALRPLAGGTTVFLLTTALALAGIAVSNVLMPVIVKRYFPDRVGAMTGLYSMALSLGTAAAAALTVPATEALGGTWRTGIGLWAVLAALALLPWFAVFLRDRHHDRDHHPVKPTGPGGTGGAGAQDTPPSAPLRVTRSRIAWALGCFFGLQATAAYVTMGWVPQIYRDAGLSASTAGVLLAVTMGLGIPLSFVLPRVAARLSHQAPLVLLLGVCGLTGYTGLWLAPAEGAWAWALFMGVSNCAFPLVLTMIGMRARTSGGVAQLSAFVQSTGYLISIPGPLLVGALHGATGGWDAPLALLAVLMVVQLGVGLVAGRNRCVEDDLRVRH from the coding sequence ATGGGCGCCATGCCTCAGGAAGACCCGACGACCCTCGACGCGCCCGCCCCCTCCGCCCCGGCGCCCGCCCCACCGGGCCCCCGCGCCGCACGGGCCCCGGGGAGTGCGGGCGACGCGCGGGACGCGGGCGGCCCGGCGGCCCCGGGCGGCCCGGGGCGCGCCTCCACGGCGGCACGCTGGACGCCGCACCTGGTCGTCCTCGGCCTCGTCATCGCCGCGCTCAACCTGCGCCCCGCCGTCACCGGTCTCGGGCCCCTGCTCGAAGAGGTCCGCACGGGCCTGGGCATGAGCAGCACCGTCGCCGGCGTCCTCACCTCCGTGCCGGCCCTGTGCTTCGCCGTCTTCGGCAGCGTCGCCTCCCGCCTGGCCCGCCGCCACGGCCCGGCCGCCGTCGTCCTCGCCGGCATGGCCGCCATCACGGCCGGGCTCGCCCTGCGCCCGCTGGCCGGGGGCACGACGGTCTTCCTCCTCACCACCGCCCTCGCGCTCGCGGGCATCGCCGTCAGCAACGTGCTGATGCCCGTCATCGTCAAGCGCTACTTCCCCGACCGCGTCGGCGCCATGACCGGCCTGTACTCCATGGCCCTCTCCCTGGGCACGGCGGCAGCGGCGGCCCTGACCGTCCCGGCCACCGAGGCCCTCGGCGGCACCTGGCGCACCGGCATCGGCCTGTGGGCGGTCCTCGCCGCGCTCGCCCTCCTGCCCTGGTTCGCGGTCTTCCTCCGCGACCGCCACCACGACCGCGACCACCATCCCGTGAAGCCCACCGGGCCGGGCGGGACGGGCGGGGCCGGAGCCCAGGACACCCCGCCGTCCGCACCGCTACGCGTCACCCGCTCCCGCATCGCCTGGGCACTGGGCTGCTTCTTCGGCCTCCAGGCCACCGCCGCCTACGTCACCATGGGCTGGGTGCCGCAGATCTACCGCGACGCCGGGCTGTCCGCCTCCACCGCCGGGGTGCTGCTCGCCGTCACCATGGGCCTCGGCATCCCGCTCAGCTTCGTCCTGCCCCGGGTGGCGGCCCGGCTGAGCCACCAGGCGCCCCTCGTCCTCCTCCTCGGCGTGTGCGGCCTGACCGGCTACACCGGCCTGTGGCTCGCCCCGGCGGAGGGCGCCTGGGCCTGGGCGCTGTTCATGGGCGTCTCCAACTGCGCGTTCCCGCTGGTCCTCACCATGATCGGCATGCGCGCCCGGACCAGCGGGGGAGTGGCCCAGCTCTCCGCGTTCGTGCAGAGCACCGGCTACCTCATCTCCATCCCCGGCCCGCTGCTCGTCGGCGCCCTGCACGGTGCGACGGGCGGCTGGGACGCCCCGCTGGCCCTCCTCGCCGTCCTGATGGTGGTCCAGCTGGGCGTCGGCCTCGTCGCCGGACGGAACCGGTGCGTGGAGGACGACCTCCGGGTGCGACACTGA
- a CDS encoding SGM_5486 family transporter-associated protein produces the protein MPVLDPNPGNGQKKLLYVFGAMIGICVVIGVIASIFAP, from the coding sequence ATGCCTGTGCTCGACCCCAACCCCGGCAACGGTCAGAAGAAGCTGCTGTACGTCTTCGGCGCGATGATCGGCATCTGCGTCGTCATCGGCGTCATCGCCTCGATCTTCGCCCCCTGA
- a CDS encoding LGFP repeat-containing protein, whose translation MASRTPLLRRRTARLMQAGAVALATLTALVVHAPTAAASDVCGRQVGGDILVAYNATGGQGGPLGCPTTDELATPDGIGRYNHFSGGSVYL comes from the coding sequence ATGGCTTCACGCACCCCGCTCTTACGGCGGCGGACCGCCCGGCTGATGCAGGCCGGGGCCGTCGCGCTCGCCACGCTCACCGCGCTCGTCGTCCACGCACCCACGGCCGCCGCCTCGGACGTCTGCGGTCGTCAGGTCGGCGGGGACATCCTCGTCGCCTACAACGCCACCGGCGGTCAGGGCGGGCCGCTCGGCTGCCCCACCACCGACGAGCTGGCCACCCCCGACGGCATCGGCCGCTACAACCATTTCAGCGGCGGCAGCGTCTACCTCTGA
- a CDS encoding FadR/GntR family transcriptional regulator, with product MPLNSPRRSALADQVIDALRAQITSGEWPLGSRIPTEPELVEQLGVARNTVREAVRALAHNGLLDIRQGSGTYVVATSELAGVMHRRFAQADPVHIAELRATLEAEGARLAALRRTEQEVAQLYALLERREEAWASGDVERFVGADATLHLAVVRASHNEVLTALYSDVGFVLRDYLRRDVGEELRPEEHLDHARMIDAVRDGDAELAAREAASYTAHCRG from the coding sequence ATGCCGCTGAACTCCCCGCGCCGCTCCGCGCTGGCCGACCAGGTCATCGACGCGCTGCGCGCGCAGATCACCTCGGGCGAGTGGCCGCTCGGCAGCCGCATCCCCACCGAGCCCGAGCTCGTCGAGCAGCTCGGGGTGGCGCGCAACACCGTCCGGGAGGCCGTCCGGGCGCTGGCCCACAACGGGCTGCTGGACATCCGGCAGGGCTCGGGCACCTACGTCGTCGCGACGAGCGAGCTGGCGGGCGTCATGCACCGGCGCTTCGCGCAGGCCGATCCGGTGCACATCGCGGAGCTGCGCGCGACGCTGGAGGCCGAGGGGGCCCGGCTGGCCGCGCTGCGCCGCACCGAGCAGGAGGTGGCCCAGCTGTACGCGCTGCTGGAGCGGCGGGAGGAGGCGTGGGCCTCGGGGGACGTGGAGCGGTTCGTCGGCGCGGACGCCACGCTGCACCTGGCGGTGGTGCGGGCCTCGCACAACGAGGTGCTGACCGCCCTGTACTCCGACGTCGGCTTCGTGCTGCGGGACTACCTGCGCCGGGACGTCGGGGAGGAGCTGCGGCCGGAGGAGCACCTGGACCACGCCCGCATGATCGACGCCGTCCGCGACGGGGACGCCGAGCTGGCCGCCCGCGAGGCCGCCTCCTACACCGCCCACTGCCGGGGGTAG
- the tnpA gene encoding IS200/IS605 family transposase: MSPRWNPDPDVRKGRHVVYNLHVHLVFVTKYRRKAMTGAMLTRCEEIMREVCADFEAELKQFNGEDDHVHLLVHYPPKVQLSKLVNSLKGVSARMLRKEYDSHVRRYLWGGHFWSGSYFAGSCGGAPLTVVKQYIENQKRPV; the protein is encoded by the coding sequence ATGTCACCACGATGGAACCCCGATCCCGATGTGCGCAAGGGCCGTCACGTCGTCTACAACCTTCATGTGCATTTGGTTTTTGTCACGAAGTACCGGCGCAAGGCCATGACTGGCGCCATGCTGACGCGGTGCGAGGAGATCATGCGCGAGGTGTGCGCGGACTTCGAGGCCGAGCTCAAGCAGTTCAACGGCGAGGACGACCACGTGCACCTCCTGGTGCATTACCCGCCCAAGGTCCAGCTCTCCAAGCTGGTCAACTCCCTCAAGGGGGTATCCGCCCGGATGCTGCGCAAGGAGTACGACAGCCACGTCCGGCGGTACCTGTGGGGCGGACACTTCTGGTCCGGCTCCTACTTCGCCGGAAGCTGCGGCGGCGCACCGCTGACCGTGGTCAAGCAGTACATCGAGAACCAGAAGCGGCCTGTCTGA
- a CDS encoding DUF397 domain-containing protein: protein MRTNDEAWVKSSYSSAQGDDCVEVLVSGPAVLVRDSKDVTRPHVGASPAAWASLVGFLGGR from the coding sequence ATGAGGACGAACGACGAGGCGTGGGTCAAGTCCAGCTACAGCAGTGCGCAGGGCGACGACTGCGTAGAGGTCCTCGTCAGTGGGCCTGCTGTGCTCGTGCGGGACTCCAAGGACGTGACGCGTCCCCATGTCGGCGCCTCGCCTGCGGCGTGGGCCTCTCTCGTGGGCTTCCTCGGCGGTCGGTGA
- a CDS encoding RNA-guided endonuclease InsQ/TnpB family protein, whose amino-acid sequence MQLRYSFRVYPSAGQRTALARAFGCARVVFNDALRARETARAAGLPFIPSGELSKQLTASKKTPERAWLAEVSSVVLQQSLRDLDTAYKNFFDGLKGKRPKMGPPRFKSRKDTRQSVRFTANAGWKITTGGKLRLPKVGDVPVRWSRSVPSVPSTVTVVKDSAGRYFASFVVGTETETLLATDSVAGIDLGLTHFAILSDGTKIDSPRFLRRAEKKLKKAQQDLSRKAKGSKNRAKARIKAARAHARTADARREFHHQLSTKIIRENQAVAVEDLAVKGLARTRMAKSVHDAGWSAFTTMLEYKAALYGRTFHRIGRFEPTSQVCSQCGVKDGPKPLHIRTWTCGACGTHLDRDINAAVNVAKAAGLAVSACGARVRPGLVPAQREETGTHPKTSRASGSQAGISAL is encoded by the coding sequence GTGCAGCTTCGGTACAGCTTCCGCGTGTACCCGAGCGCCGGTCAGCGTACGGCGTTGGCGAGGGCGTTCGGGTGTGCTCGGGTGGTTTTCAACGACGCCCTTCGGGCTCGTGAGACCGCCCGCGCCGCCGGGTTGCCGTTCATCCCGTCCGGCGAGTTGTCCAAGCAGCTCACCGCCTCGAAGAAGACTCCCGAGCGGGCATGGCTCGCCGAGGTGTCGTCGGTCGTGTTGCAGCAGTCCCTGCGGGACCTGGACACCGCCTACAAGAACTTCTTCGACGGCCTCAAGGGCAAGCGGCCGAAGATGGGGCCGCCCCGGTTCAAGTCCCGCAAGGACACCCGACAGTCGGTCCGGTTCACCGCGAACGCCGGGTGGAAGATCACGACCGGCGGGAAGCTCCGGCTCCCCAAGGTCGGCGACGTGCCGGTCAGGTGGTCACGCTCCGTGCCGTCCGTGCCGTCCACGGTGACCGTGGTCAAGGACAGTGCCGGCCGGTACTTCGCCTCGTTCGTGGTCGGGACCGAGACCGAGACGCTGCTCGCCACGGATAGCGTGGCCGGCATCGACCTGGGGCTGACCCACTTCGCGATTCTGTCGGACGGCACGAAGATCGACAGTCCCCGCTTCCTGCGCCGGGCCGAGAAGAAGCTCAAGAAGGCGCAGCAGGATCTCAGCCGCAAGGCGAAGGGGTCGAAGAACCGGGCGAAGGCCCGGATCAAGGCTGCACGTGCCCACGCGCGGACCGCCGATGCGCGGCGCGAGTTCCACCACCAGCTCTCCACGAAGATCATCCGCGAGAACCAAGCGGTTGCAGTGGAAGACCTGGCGGTCAAGGGCCTCGCCCGCACCCGCATGGCCAAGTCCGTACATGACGCCGGATGGTCGGCGTTCACCACGATGCTGGAGTACAAGGCCGCCCTGTATGGGCGCACCTTCCACCGCATCGGCCGCTTCGAGCCCACGTCTCAGGTGTGCTCGCAGTGCGGCGTCAAGGACGGCCCCAAGCCCCTGCACATCCGAACGTGGACATGCGGGGCCTGTGGGACACACCTTGACCGGGACATCAACGCGGCGGTCAACGTCGCGAAGGCGGCCGGACTGGCCGTGTCAGCCTGCGGAGCGCGGGTAAGACCGGGACTCGTCCCGGCACAGCGCGAAGAAACAGGAACCCACCCGAAGACGAGCCGGGCATCCGGCAGCCAGGCGGGAATCTCCGCCCTTTAG